A window from Sinorhizobium fredii encodes these proteins:
- a CDS encoding bifunctional transcriptional activator/DNA repair enzyme AdaA: MLFDLPNDDILYDALLARSSDYEGQAFACVKSTGIFCRLSCPARKPKRENTLFFDSIAACVNSGFRPCERCRPLEQAAGKEPLVEQLLKLLDRHPDRRWTEDDLVRRGLDPSTVRRTFKRSLGVTFLDLARQRRMGEAARQLSAGASVIAAQVDAGYESPSGFRAAFARLIGEAPAKAQGRELLFADWIDTPLGPMVAVADQTHLHLLEFHDRKALPAEMERLKRTARSALVPGRTPPIEQIETELKAYFAGLSGEFLTPLALDGSAFERQVWARLMQIPIGETRSYSDIAREVATIETVRAVARANGANCIAIVVPCHRCVGADGSLTGYGGGLERKQWLLRHEGKMRPVGLFTEEMR; this comes from the coding sequence ATGCTTTTCGATTTGCCGAACGACGACATCCTTTACGACGCGCTGCTGGCCCGCAGTTCCGACTATGAGGGCCAGGCCTTCGCCTGCGTGAAGAGCACTGGCATCTTCTGCCGGCTTTCCTGCCCGGCCCGCAAGCCGAAGCGGGAGAACACCCTGTTTTTCGACAGCATCGCGGCCTGCGTCAATTCGGGTTTCAGGCCCTGCGAGCGATGCCGGCCGCTGGAGCAGGCTGCCGGCAAGGAGCCGCTCGTCGAACAACTGCTGAAGCTCCTCGATCGGCATCCGGACCGTCGCTGGACCGAGGACGACCTCGTGCGGCGCGGTCTCGATCCGTCGACCGTCCGCCGCACGTTCAAGCGAAGCCTCGGCGTGACCTTTCTCGACCTCGCCCGCCAGCGGCGCATGGGGGAGGCTGCGCGGCAGCTTTCCGCCGGGGCGAGCGTCATCGCGGCGCAGGTCGATGCGGGCTACGAGTCGCCAAGCGGTTTTCGCGCTGCCTTCGCGCGGCTGATCGGCGAGGCGCCGGCGAAGGCGCAGGGCCGTGAACTGCTCTTTGCCGATTGGATCGACACGCCGCTCGGGCCGATGGTAGCGGTCGCCGACCAAACGCACCTGCACTTGCTCGAGTTCCACGATCGCAAGGCTTTGCCCGCCGAGATGGAGAGGCTGAAGCGAACGGCGCGGTCGGCCCTCGTGCCGGGCAGGACGCCGCCCATCGAGCAGATCGAGACGGAACTCAAGGCCTATTTCGCCGGACTGTCCGGTGAGTTTCTGACGCCGCTCGCTCTCGACGGCAGCGCCTTCGAGCGGCAGGTATGGGCGAGGCTCATGCAAATCCCGATCGGCGAGACGCGATCCTATAGCGACATTGCCCGGGAAGTCGCTACCATTGAGACTGTGCGGGCCGTGGCGAGAGCCAACGGCGCCAACTGCATTGCGATCGTTGTCCCATGCCATCGCTGCGTCGGCGCGGACGGATCGCTGACGGGATACGGTGGCGGCCTCGAGCGAAAGCAGTGGCTGCTTCGGCATGAAGGAAAGATGAGACCTGTCGGACTGTTTACGGAGGAGATGCGATGA
- the dapD gene encoding 2,3,4,5-tetrahydropyridine-2,6-dicarboxylate N-succinyltransferase, translated as MTNHDLASLSQTIETAFDDREAVSTSTRGPIRDAVETALNLLDGGKVRVAERGADGIWTVNQWLKKAVLLSFRLNPMELVKGGPGESVWWDKVPSKFDGWSVNEFEKAGFRAVPNCVVRRSAYIAPNAVLMPSFVNLGAYVGEGTMVDTWATVGSCAQIGKNVHLSGGVGIGGVLEPMQAGPTIIEDNCFIGARSEVVEGCIVREGSVLGMGVFIGKSTKIVDRATGEVMYGEVPPYSVVVAGSMPSGSTMANGQPAPNLYCAVIVKRVDEKTRSKTGINELLRD; from the coding sequence ATGACGAACCACGACCTCGCCTCCCTGTCGCAGACGATCGAGACCGCCTTCGATGATCGCGAGGCCGTCAGCACAAGCACGCGCGGGCCGATACGCGACGCCGTAGAGACGGCACTGAACCTGCTCGACGGCGGCAAGGTGCGCGTCGCCGAACGCGGCGCCGACGGGATCTGGACCGTCAACCAGTGGCTCAAGAAGGCCGTGCTGCTCTCCTTCCGGCTGAACCCCATGGAGCTCGTCAAGGGCGGACCGGGCGAGTCGGTCTGGTGGGACAAGGTGCCGTCCAAATTCGACGGCTGGAGCGTCAACGAGTTCGAGAAGGCCGGCTTCCGAGCCGTGCCGAACTGCGTCGTGCGGCGTTCCGCCTATATCGCCCCCAATGCAGTCCTGATGCCCTCCTTCGTCAATCTCGGCGCCTATGTCGGCGAGGGAACGATGGTCGACACCTGGGCAACCGTCGGCTCCTGCGCGCAGATCGGCAAGAACGTGCATCTTTCCGGCGGCGTCGGTATCGGCGGCGTGCTCGAACCGATGCAGGCCGGGCCGACGATCATCGAGGACAATTGCTTCATCGGCGCCCGCTCCGAGGTCGTCGAAGGCTGCATCGTCCGCGAGGGCTCGGTCCTCGGCATGGGCGTCTTTATCGGCAAGTCGACGAAGATCGTCGACCGCGCCACCGGCGAAGTCATGTATGGCGAAGTGCCGCCTTATTCCGTCGTCGTCGCCGGCTCGATGCCGTCCGGCTCGACCATGGCCAACGGCCAGCCGGCGCCGAACCTC
- a CDS encoding isocitrate lyase/PEP mutase family protein, which yields MNQEERARAFQALHRKGDPIILYNIWDAGSAHCVAEAGAKALATGSWSVAAAHGFGDGQKIPLQLLVEIAREIVAATDLPLSVDFEGAYSEDPAQGAANVAQLIDAGAIGINFEDQIVGKGGVHPIDKQAARIRAIRDMAERQNVPLFINARTDLFLQENDTTRHAGLLEGAITRAKAYAEAGASGFFAPWLVDVDLIGKLCAASPLPVNVMMRPGAPDLATLAAAGVARVSYGPFPYRAMIAWLRGEAEKVYEGPRK from the coding sequence ATGAACCAGGAGGAAAGGGCGCGTGCCTTTCAGGCGCTGCACCGCAAGGGCGATCCGATCATTCTTTACAATATCTGGGATGCGGGCAGTGCCCATTGCGTGGCCGAGGCCGGCGCCAAGGCGCTGGCCACGGGGAGCTGGTCGGTGGCGGCCGCGCATGGTTTCGGCGACGGGCAGAAGATCCCGCTGCAATTGCTGGTCGAGATCGCCCGCGAGATCGTCGCGGCGACCGACCTGCCGCTGTCGGTCGATTTCGAAGGCGCCTATTCGGAAGACCCGGCCCAGGGTGCCGCCAATGTGGCGCAACTGATCGATGCCGGTGCAATCGGCATCAATTTCGAGGACCAGATCGTCGGCAAGGGCGGGGTTCATCCGATCGACAAGCAGGCGGCCCGCATCCGGGCGATCCGCGACATGGCGGAGCGCCAGAACGTGCCGCTCTTCATCAACGCCCGCACCGACCTGTTCCTGCAGGAAAACGATACGACGCGCCATGCAGGTTTGCTGGAGGGTGCGATCACCCGTGCCAAGGCCTATGCCGAAGCGGGGGCGAGCGGCTTCTTCGCGCCGTGGCTCGTCGATGTCGACCTGATCGGCAAGCTTTGCGCTGCGTCGCCGCTGCCGGTGAACGTGATGATGCGGCCCGGCGCGCCGGACCTCGCCACGCTTGCCGCCGCGGGCGTCGCTCGGGTCAGCTACGGACCGTTTCCCTACCGGGCGATGATCGCCTGGCTGCGCGGCGAGGCGGAGAAGGTGTATGAGGGCCCTAGGAAGTAG
- the yihA gene encoding ribosome biogenesis GTP-binding protein YihA/YsxC — protein sequence MSGKNNQNASSVFGRPWIFIRGVPAMKFLPPEGPVEIAFAGRSNVGKSSLINALVGHKGLARTSNTPGRTQELNYFVPDGYSGEADDLPPMALVDMPGYGYAQAPKEQVDAWTKLVFDYLRGRSTLKRVYLLIDARHGIKKNDEEVLSLLDKAAVSYQIVLTKADKIKAAGVPRLVAETLEKIKKRPAAYPEVLSTSSEKGAGIEDLRTAIEQAVLR from the coding sequence ATGTCCGGGAAGAACAATCAGAACGCCTCGAGTGTCTTCGGCCGGCCATGGATCTTCATCCGCGGCGTGCCGGCGATGAAATTCCTGCCGCCCGAGGGCCCGGTCGAGATCGCCTTTGCCGGACGTTCCAATGTCGGCAAGTCCTCTCTGATCAATGCGCTCGTCGGACACAAAGGGCTCGCCCGCACCTCCAACACGCCAGGCCGCACCCAGGAACTCAACTATTTCGTGCCCGACGGCTATTCCGGCGAGGCCGATGATCTGCCGCCGATGGCGCTCGTCGACATGCCCGGCTACGGCTACGCCCAGGCGCCGAAGGAGCAGGTCGATGCCTGGACGAAACTCGTCTTCGACTATCTGCGCGGCCGCTCGACGCTGAAACGCGTCTACCTGCTGATCGACGCACGCCACGGCATCAAGAAGAACGACGAGGAAGTGCTGTCGCTCCTCGACAAGGCGGCGGTCTCCTACCAGATCGTGCTGACCAAGGCCGACAAGATCAAGGCCGCCGGCGTACCGCGGCTGGTCGCCGAAACGCTCGAGAAAATCAAGAAGCGGCCGGCCGCCTATCCCGAGGTGTTGTCGACCTCGTCGGAGAAGGGCGCCGGGATCGAAGATCTGCGCACGGCGATCGAGCAGGCCGTCCTGCGCTAA
- the yidC gene encoding membrane protein insertase YidC: MENNRNYFVAIALSVLILVAWQFFYVNPRMEKERIAAENAQQTQHAQPQQGGEPAAPGQALPGGAVPGESRDQAVAKSARVAIDTPALSGSINLTGARFDDLKLKGYHETVDPKSPVITLFSPAETADGYFTEIGYIGSDATGSVPGPQTVWTLSGGDKLTPATPVTLTYTNDKGITFARTISVDDRYMFQVVDSIKNAGSAPASLSSYGRVTRFNKPTTPSIYVLHEGFIGVAGENGLQEVGYSKVEDDQPVEPGKSTGGWLGITDKYWAATIVPPQQTPFDIRFSHFADGRPRYQSDYKSDAITVAPGQAAEVKNLVFAGAKEVPVVDNYEVAYAIPNFDKLIDWGWFYFITKPMFKMMDFFFRLFGNFGIAILITTIVVKLIFFPLANKQYASMANMKKVQPKMEELKKKFGDDRMGLQQAMMQLYKDEKINPLAGCWPILIQIPVFFALYKVIYVTIEMRHAPFFGWIRDLSAPDPTTIVNLFGLLPFDGPAFLHLGIWPIVMGITMFLQMRMNPTPPDPTQAMLFTWMPLVFTFMLASFPAGLVIYWAWNNTLSILQQGIIMKRQGVKIELFDNLKGMFAKKPKPAE; this comes from the coding sequence ATGGAAAACAACCGCAATTATTTCGTGGCGATAGCGCTCTCGGTGCTGATCCTCGTCGCTTGGCAGTTCTTCTATGTCAATCCACGGATGGAAAAGGAGCGGATCGCTGCGGAAAATGCCCAGCAGACGCAGCACGCGCAGCCCCAGCAGGGCGGCGAGCCCGCCGCGCCCGGCCAGGCACTGCCGGGCGGCGCGGTCCCCGGCGAAAGCCGCGATCAGGCGGTCGCCAAGTCTGCACGCGTGGCGATCGACACGCCGGCGCTTTCCGGCTCCATCAACCTGACCGGCGCCCGTTTCGACGACCTGAAGCTCAAGGGGTACCACGAGACAGTCGACCCGAAGAGCCCGGTCATCACCCTTTTCAGTCCGGCAGAAACCGCCGACGGCTATTTCACCGAGATCGGCTATATCGGCAGCGACGCGACCGGCTCGGTGCCGGGCCCGCAGACAGTGTGGACGCTCTCGGGCGGCGACAAGCTGACGCCGGCAACGCCCGTCACGCTCACCTACACCAACGACAAGGGCATCACCTTCGCGAGGACCATCTCGGTCGACGATCGCTATATGTTCCAGGTCGTCGACAGCATCAAGAACGCGGGCTCCGCGCCGGCCTCGCTTTCCTCCTACGGCCGGGTGACCCGCTTCAACAAGCCGACGACTCCGAGCATCTACGTGCTGCACGAGGGCTTCATCGGGGTCGCCGGCGAGAACGGCCTGCAGGAAGTCGGCTATTCGAAGGTCGAGGACGACCAGCCGGTCGAACCGGGCAAATCGACCGGCGGCTGGCTCGGCATCACCGACAAGTACTGGGCTGCGACGATCGTGCCGCCGCAGCAGACGCCCTTCGACATTCGCTTCTCTCACTTCGCCGATGGCCGCCCGCGTTACCAGAGCGATTACAAGAGCGATGCGATCACCGTCGCCCCGGGGCAGGCCGCGGAGGTCAAGAACCTTGTCTTCGCCGGCGCCAAGGAAGTACCGGTCGTCGACAATTATGAAGTGGCCTACGCGATTCCCAATTTCGACAAGCTGATCGACTGGGGCTGGTTCTACTTCATCACCAAGCCGATGTTCAAAATGATGGACTTCTTTTTCCGTCTGTTCGGCAATTTCGGCATCGCGATCCTGATCACCACGATCGTCGTCAAGCTGATCTTCTTCCCGCTCGCCAACAAGCAATATGCCTCAATGGCAAACATGAAGAAGGTCCAGCCGAAGATGGAGGAACTGAAGAAGAAGTTCGGCGACGACCGCATGGGGCTGCAGCAGGCGATGATGCAGCTCTACAAGGACGAGAAGATCAACCCGCTGGCGGGCTGCTGGCCGATCCTCATCCAGATCCCGGTGTTCTTCGCGCTCTACAAGGTGATCTACGTCACCATCGAGATGCGTCACGCGCCGTTCTTCGGCTGGATCAGGGATCTCTCCGCCCCCGATCCGACGACGATCGTCAATCTCTTCGGCCTGCTTCCCTTCGACGGGCCGGCCTTCCTGCATCTCGGCATCTGGCCGATCGTCATGGGCATCACGATGTTCCTGCAGATGCGCATGAACCCGACGCCGCCGGATCCGACCCAGGCGATGCTGTTCACCTGGATGCCGCTGGTCTTCACCTTCATGCTGGCGTCCTTCCCGGCGGGTCTGGTGATCTACTGGGCCTGGAACAACACCCTGTCGATCCTTCAGCAGGGAATCATCATGAAGCGCCAGGGCGTGAAGATCGAGCTCTTCGACAACCTGAAGGGGATGTTCGCCAAGAAACCCAAGCCGGCGGAATAG
- a CDS encoding pyrimidine 5'-nucleotidase, with protein MKKLDRLPTHAEFAHVTEWVFDLDNTLYPHHVNLFAQIDRNMTAYVAELLSLEPSEAKKLQKEYYRDHGTTLQGLMLHHGIDPNDFLERAHAIDYSVVPANPDLGEAIKALPGRKFIFTNGSVAHAQMTARALGILDHFDDIFDIVAAGYLPKPAGDTYDKFMSLHRVDTQHAAMFEDLPRNLLVPKALGMTTILLVPRNLEYEFAEAWETSSDADEQIDYVTEDLAGFLRRVVAAD; from the coding sequence ATGAAAAAGCTCGACCGCCTGCCGACCCACGCCGAATTCGCCCATGTCACCGAGTGGGTCTTCGATCTCGACAACACGCTCTACCCGCATCACGTCAATCTCTTCGCGCAGATCGACCGCAACATGACGGCCTATGTGGCCGAACTCCTGTCGCTCGAGCCCTCGGAGGCAAAGAAGCTGCAGAAGGAATATTACCGCGATCACGGCACGACCCTGCAGGGCCTGATGCTCCATCACGGCATCGATCCGAACGATTTTCTCGAACGGGCGCATGCGATCGACTACAGCGTGGTGCCGGCAAATCCCGATCTCGGCGAGGCGATCAAGGCACTCCCCGGCCGCAAGTTCATCTTCACCAATGGCAGCGTCGCCCATGCGCAGATGACGGCCCGCGCGCTCGGCATTCTCGACCATTTCGACGACATTTTCGACATCGTCGCCGCCGGCTACCTGCCGAAGCCGGCCGGCGATACCTACGACAAGTTCATGAGCCTGCACCGCGTCGACACGCAGCATGCAGCAATGTTCGAGGACCTGCCGCGCAACCTGCTGGTCCCGAAGGCCCTCGGCATGACGACCATCCTGCTGGTGCCGCGCAATCTCGAATATGAGTTCGCGGAAGCCTGGGAGACCTCCAGCGACGCCGACGAGCAGATCGATTACGTCACCGAGGATCTCGCCGGCTTCCTGCGCCGCGTGGTGGCGGCGGACTAA
- a CDS encoding anti-sigma factor yields MTTQKPESGDSRRDEVIAGEYVLGVLSAEDRRKVEARMATDRDFAAMVLRWRNNLATFDTAYETIAQARALPTAEHRAFEAQAGADDSIGLWDSLSFWRSLAFASLAAVAVLVVSLAGLFGGGSGGRPLLAELSGEGNAIGFVATFDVGSGRLRLTPVAAGGDGERSLEFWLLRGSDPAISLGVLPQSGEGEFRVPPAMRTKITEGSTLAVSLEPRGGSPTGLPSGPFLARGTAGYR; encoded by the coding sequence ATGACCACGCAGAAGCCCGAGAGCGGGGATTCTCGCCGCGATGAGGTGATCGCCGGGGAATACGTGTTGGGCGTCCTGTCCGCCGAGGACCGCCGCAAGGTCGAAGCGCGCATGGCGACGGATAGGGATTTTGCGGCAATGGTTCTCCGCTGGCGCAACAATCTCGCCACTTTCGATACGGCCTATGAAACGATCGCGCAGGCGCGCGCCTTGCCTACCGCCGAGCACCGGGCGTTCGAGGCTCAGGCGGGGGCCGACGATTCCATCGGATTGTGGGATTCCTTGTCGTTCTGGCGCAGCCTCGCCTTTGCCTCGCTGGCCGCCGTCGCGGTCCTGGTGGTCTCTTTGGCGGGGCTGTTCGGCGGCGGATCGGGCGGTCGGCCGTTGCTGGCCGAGCTTTCGGGCGAGGGCAATGCGATCGGTTTCGTCGCAACCTTCGATGTCGGCTCCGGGCGATTGCGCCTGACGCCGGTCGCGGCAGGCGGTGACGGCGAAAGATCCCTCGAGTTCTGGCTGCTGCGGGGCAGCGACCCGGCGATCTCCCTCGGAGTGTTGCCGCAGTCCGGCGAAGGCGAGTTCCGGGTTCCTCCTGCCATGCGGACGAAGATAACCGAAGGCTCGACGCTTGCCGTCAGCCTCGAGCCGCGCGGCGGTTCACCGACCGGCTTGCCGAGCGGCCCATTCCTCGCCCGCGGCACTGCCGGCTATCGCTGA
- the argB gene encoding acetylglutamate kinase, whose protein sequence is MSASESEIQARLLAQALPYMQRYENKTIVVKYGGHAMGNPELGRAFASDIALLKQSGVNPIVVHGGGPQIGAMLNKMGIESKFEGGLRVTDEKTVEIVEMVLAGSINKEIVALINQTGEWAIGLCGKDGNMVFAEKARKTIKDPDSNIERVLDLGFVGEVVEVDRTLLDLLARSEMIPVIAPVAPGRDGHTYNINADTFAGAIAGALNATRLLFLTDVPGVLDKQGNLIKELSVAQAHALIADGTISGGMIPKVETCMEAIKSGVQGVVILNGKTAHSVLLEIFTERGAGTLIVP, encoded by the coding sequence ATGTCCGCATCAGAAAGTGAAATCCAGGCACGCCTGCTGGCTCAGGCCCTGCCCTACATGCAGCGCTACGAGAACAAGACGATCGTCGTCAAATATGGCGGCCATGCCATGGGCAATCCCGAGCTCGGGCGCGCCTTCGCCAGCGACATCGCGCTTCTGAAGCAGTCCGGCGTCAACCCGATCGTCGTCCACGGTGGCGGCCCGCAGATCGGCGCCATGCTCAACAAGATGGGCATCGAATCGAAGTTCGAGGGCGGCCTGCGCGTCACCGACGAGAAAACCGTCGAGATCGTCGAAATGGTGCTCGCCGGTTCGATCAACAAGGAGATCGTCGCGCTCATCAACCAGACCGGCGAATGGGCGATCGGCCTTTGCGGCAAGGACGGCAACATGGTCTTTGCGGAAAAGGCGCGCAAGACCATCAAGGACCCGGATTCCAATATCGAACGCGTCCTCGATCTCGGCTTCGTCGGCGAAGTGGTCGAAGTGGACCGCACGCTCCTCGATCTGCTGGCGCGCTCGGAAATGATCCCGGTGATCGCGCCGGTGGCCCCCGGCCGTGACGGCCATACCTACAACATCAACGCCGACACCTTCGCAGGCGCGATTGCCGGCGCGCTCAACGCGACGCGCCTCCTGTTCCTGACCGACGTTCCGGGGGTTCTCGACAAGCAGGGCAATCTCATCAAGGAGCTTTCGGTCGCCCAGGCGCACGCGCTGATCGCCGACGGCACGATTTCCGGCGGCATGATCCCCAAGGTCGAGACCTGCATGGAGGCGATCAAGTCCGGCGTCCAGGGCGTCGTCATCCTCAACGGCAAGACCGCTCATTCCGTGCTCTTGGAGATCTTCACCGAACGCGGCGCCGGCACGCTGATCGTGCCGTAA
- a CDS encoding EamA family transporter — METWVLITIGAAFLQNIRSSIQKHLKGAMGTTGATFVRFGFGLPFALLYLLLLWRVSGHPLPVPNGSFFIWAIIGGLAQIAATFLLVHLFSFRNFAVGTAYSRTEPAQAALFGLIFLGEKASQGTLVAIAISVVGVMLISVARTTLSARSLLTSVFSPTAAIGLLSGTFFGLSAVSYRSASLALAPSLPAPDYMMQASFTLGFVILLQTVVMLLWIVAREPDELTRIGAAWKPAFIVGFVGASASFGWFMAMTLQQAAIVKVVAQVEMLFTFASSFFVFREWINRLELVGCLLIVLGVVMLLVL; from the coding sequence ATGGAAACCTGGGTTCTCATCACCATCGGCGCGGCCTTTCTGCAGAATATCCGCTCCTCCATCCAGAAGCACCTGAAGGGCGCCATGGGCACGACCGGCGCCACCTTCGTGCGCTTCGGCTTCGGACTGCCCTTCGCGCTCCTCTATCTCCTCCTGCTCTGGCGCGTTTCGGGCCACCCTCTGCCGGTGCCGAACGGCTCCTTCTTTATCTGGGCAATCATCGGCGGTTTGGCGCAGATCGCCGCGACATTCCTGCTCGTTCACCTCTTCTCCTTCCGCAACTTCGCGGTCGGCACCGCTTATTCCCGCACCGAGCCGGCCCAGGCGGCGCTCTTTGGGCTGATCTTTCTCGGCGAAAAGGCAAGCCAGGGGACGCTGGTGGCGATCGCCATCTCGGTGGTCGGGGTCATGCTGATCTCCGTTGCCCGCACGACGCTCAGCGCCCGGTCGCTGCTGACCTCGGTCTTCAGCCCGACCGCGGCGATCGGCCTGCTCTCCGGCACGTTCTTCGGGCTCTCGGCGGTGTCCTATCGTTCGGCCTCGCTGGCGCTGGCGCCCAGCCTGCCGGCGCCGGACTATATGATGCAGGCGAGCTTCACGCTCGGTTTCGTCATCCTGCTGCAGACCGTCGTCATGCTCCTTTGGATCGTCGCCCGCGAGCCTGACGAGTTGACGCGGATCGGCGCGGCCTGGAAGCCCGCCTTCATCGTCGGCTTCGTCGGCGCCTCGGCGTCCTTCGGCTGGTTCATGGCGATGACGCTGCAGCAGGCGGCGATCGTCAAGGTGGTGGCGCAGGTCGAGATGCTGTTCACCTTCGCCTCGTCCTTCTTCGTCTTCCGCGAATGGATCAACAGGCTCGAACTCGTCGGTTGCCTGCTGATCGTGCTCGGCGTCGTGATGCTGCTCGTGCTCTAG
- a CDS encoding LOG family protein — translation MGRMKKRSLRGKGGVWDPLADSSQSRQRASTVPLTPQSASPTYRLAYIDDDFLCREELRPVRLQLELLKTEMMLEERGINSTVVMFGGARIPEPGGEAWAAKNETQRKNLEAASVYYDEARKFARLCSEQSAKLGHKEYVIVTGGGPGVMEAGNRGAADVGAPSIGLNIVLPHEQAPNSYVTPELSFNFHYFAIRKMHFLLRAKAVAVFPGGFGTLDELFETMTLMQTGRLALVPLVLFGEKFWRSIINFEALAEFGTIAPNDIDLLHFVETAEEAWQIIARFYESVDPHAVPMASGRR, via the coding sequence ATGGGACGCATGAAGAAGCGCAGTTTGCGCGGCAAGGGCGGGGTTTGGGATCCGCTGGCAGACAGCTCGCAAAGCAGGCAGCGCGCCTCGACCGTTCCGCTGACGCCCCAATCGGCCTCTCCGACCTATCGGCTAGCCTATATCGACGACGATTTCCTGTGCCGCGAGGAACTGAGGCCCGTGCGCCTGCAGCTCGAGCTTCTGAAGACGGAGATGATGCTCGAGGAACGCGGCATCAACTCGACCGTCGTCATGTTCGGCGGCGCGCGCATTCCGGAACCGGGCGGCGAAGCCTGGGCGGCCAAGAACGAGACGCAGCGCAAGAACCTGGAAGCCGCTTCGGTCTATTACGACGAGGCGCGCAAGTTCGCGCGGCTTTGTTCCGAGCAGTCCGCCAAGCTCGGCCACAAGGAATATGTGATCGTGACCGGCGGGGGTCCCGGCGTCATGGAGGCCGGAAACCGCGGTGCCGCGGATGTCGGCGCACCGTCGATCGGCCTCAATATCGTCCTGCCGCACGAGCAGGCGCCGAACAGCTACGTCACGCCGGAGCTGTCCTTCAACTTTCACTATTTCGCCATTCGCAAGATGCATTTCCTGCTCCGCGCCAAGGCGGTGGCGGTCTTCCCGGGCGGCTTCGGCACGCTCGATGAGCTGTTCGAGACCATGACGCTGATGCAGACCGGTCGCCTGGCACTCGTGCCGCTCGTTCTGTTCGGCGAGAAGTTCTGGCGCTCGATCATCAATTTCGAGGCGCTCGCCGAATTCGGCACGATCGCCCCAAACGATATCGACCTCTTGCATTTCGTGGAAACCGCCGAAGAGGCGTGGCAGATCATTGCCCGCTTCTACGAGTCGGTGGATCCCCACGCCGTGCCTATGGCGTCGGGCAGGCGGTAG
- a CDS encoding DUF1269 domain-containing protein: MSDLIVIGFDTPEEADRVLLKLHSLKKEYLIDLEDAVVVVRDAEGKVHLKQSLNLTTVGAASGLLSGSLWGGLVGLLFLNPLAGFAIGGALGAGAGALSGSLADYGIDDEFIKSLGSTIPNNSSALFILVRKVQPEKVLAELSGLRGRVLKTSLSPEQEQKLQAALSEAQTPSPQAGSF; the protein is encoded by the coding sequence ATGTCCGACTTGATTGTCATTGGTTTCGACACGCCGGAGGAGGCCGACCGGGTCCTCCTGAAGCTCCACAGCCTGAAGAAGGAATATCTGATCGATCTCGAAGACGCGGTCGTCGTGGTGCGCGACGCCGAAGGCAAGGTGCATTTGAAGCAGAGCCTCAATCTCACCACCGTCGGTGCCGCCTCGGGTCTTCTGTCAGGCTCGCTCTGGGGTGGACTTGTCGGCTTGCTTTTCCTGAACCCGCTCGCCGGCTTTGCCATCGGCGGCGCGCTCGGCGCAGGCGCCGGAGCCCTCTCCGGTTCACTTGCCGACTACGGCATCGACGACGAATTCATCAAGTCGCTCGGCAGCACGATCCCGAACAATTCGTCGGCCCTTTTCATCCTAGTGCGCAAGGTGCAGCCCGAGAAGGTTCTGGCCGAACTCTCGGGGCTTCGCGGCCGCGTATTGAAGACTTCGCTCTCGCCGGAGCAGGAGCAGAAACTGCAGGCCGCCCTCTCCGAGGCACAGACGCCGTCGCCGCAGGCGGGGAGCTTTTAA
- a CDS encoding sterol desaturase family protein, protein MSDELFYLMFLFGFYATTVVTYFALGYGLTWVNDRNPQRKIQKGRGSDKRRKAEIRQSLASMFSACLPLTIGLYAQQKGCAPAPWAFSWWTAVPLFVLCMFLYDTWFYFMHRLLHTKWLYPLHALHHKSVAPTIWSTYSEDVLDNFLLQGFSAVIVFVVPFPPAILIGQRLFEHFNGMFGHCGFEYFASSTTRYPSPLLSTTFHDQHHSGFRYNYGNYFSF, encoded by the coding sequence ATGTCGGACGAACTGTTCTATCTCATGTTTCTGTTCGGATTCTACGCCACGACGGTCGTTACCTATTTCGCCCTCGGCTACGGCCTGACCTGGGTCAACGACCGCAATCCTCAGCGGAAGATTCAGAAGGGGCGCGGTTCCGACAAGCGCCGCAAGGCGGAAATCCGCCAGAGCCTGGCGTCGATGTTCAGCGCCTGCTTGCCGCTGACGATCGGCCTCTACGCCCAGCAAAAGGGCTGCGCGCCGGCGCCCTGGGCCTTCAGTTGGTGGACGGCGGTGCCGCTCTTTGTCCTGTGCATGTTCCTCTACGATACCTGGTTCTATTTCATGCACCGGCTGCTGCACACCAAGTGGCTCTATCCCCTGCACGCACTCCATCACAAAAGTGTCGCACCAACGATCTGGAGCACCTATTCGGAGGATGTCTTAGACAATTTTCTATTGCAGGGCTTTTCAGCCGTCATCGTTTTCGTCGTTCCGTTTCCGCCGGCGATTCTCATCGGACAAAGACTGTTCGAGCATTTCAACGGCATGTTCGGGCACTGTGGCTTCGAGTATTTCGCCTCATCGACGACGCGTTATCCGTCCCCTCTGTTGTCCACGACGTTCCATGACCAGCATCATTCGGGGTTCCGGTACAACTACGGCAACTATTTCTCGTTCTAA